A region of Panicum virgatum strain AP13 chromosome 8N, P.virgatum_v5, whole genome shotgun sequence DNA encodes the following proteins:
- the LOC120684397 gene encoding uncharacterized protein LOC120684397, whose protein sequence is MFNLASTLCTPLNLEIDGALLLIGALVKIVAKRGDDLFFSRVGCWSQDGAPQSLLVILAAELGTGSQGLPLARILHEEYYTCPSCTPCVRIYSGTMDLVCSWFQQEVNGVLHLFDSVDDPIMHGHRHDDESMHHRLVALKFEKLNELESARNSYFNLLNSVIYANGCSLA, encoded by the exons ATGTTCAATTTGGCTTCGACTTTATGTACTCCATTAAACTTGGAGATTGATGGGGCGTTATTGCTTATTGGAGCTCTGGTTAAGATAGTTGCCAAACGAGGTGACGATCTATTTTTTTCGAG AGTTGGTTGTTGGAGTCAGGATGGAGCTCCACAGAGTTTATTAGTGATTCTTGCTGCGGAACTTG GAACAGGCAGCCAAGGTCTTCCATTGGCAAGAATTCTACATGAAGAATATTACACCTGTCCATCCTGCACGCCATGTGTTCGTATATATAGTG GTACTATGGATCTGGTATGCAGTTGGTTTCAACAAGAAGTCAATGGCGTGCTGCATCTCTTTGATTCAGTCGATGACCCTATCATGCATGGACACAGACATGATGATGAGTCGATGCACCACAGGCTTGTTGCACTCAAATTTGAGAAGCTCAATGAACTTGAGAGTGCCCGCAACAGCTATTTCAACCTTCTTAACAGTGTCATCTATGCTAATGGTTGTTCCCTTGCATGA
- the LOC120684396 gene encoding uncharacterized protein LOC120684396 yields MDCRTKLGPLLRSNAALRVLHPGSHRGIHFPPGPFSSDDDEQERAPPSRRWFRAAYARLLRHAASLDGVDHAGGLPRHAATGSLVACPHAAARAAHFDALAGEFVAAAAAASRGHPPPRMKGTSLSSLTRICDVLGVSAQRRKSVRLTVCPQVTQHHVWRGALEAVLGDLRADMASLDGPSPATQMAEQIASACTRFLSGTADAAPSSTPSWMRPTPFKKPAEAPPPAKKWQEVLDMFTDLARSLETDDRLAGHAQKVEAMKEGLYQIRDVVMERDIAFKEARRQDCLVQRKLSKSLGHSSRCLHTLLLFYLYGTVRDIEVHVGKCVSGKGGRDVAVHAAKFITGGDELAVRGSIKQLSRALGVFRFVWDAANTEFDAANDSGKDVVVKKKNEVSKGVLELQGHLWGFGVEEKAVTYRGDVFHVHQIQLP; encoded by the coding sequence ATGGATTGCCGCACCAAGCTGGGGCCATTGCTGCGCTCCAATGCCGCGCTCCGCGTGCTCCATCCGGGCAGCCACCGCGGAATCCACTTCCCGCCTGGCCCGTTctcgtccgacgacgacgaacaGGAGCGGGCCCCGCCGTCGCGGCGCTGGTTCCGCGCCGCCTACGCCCGGCTCCTCCGGCACGCGGCTTCACTCGACGGCGTCGACCACGCGGGCGGCCTCCCGCGGCACGCCGCGACGGGGTCCCTCGTGGCCTGCCCgcacgcggccgcgcgggcggcgcacTTCGACGCGCTCGCGGGCGAGttcgtcgcggccgccgccgccgcgagccgggGCCACCCGCCGCCGAGGATGAAGGGGACGTCGCTGAGCTCGCTGACGCGGATCTGCGACGTGCTGGGCGTGTCGGCGCAGCGGCGGAAGAGCGTGCGGCTCACCGTCTGCCCGCAGGTGACGCAGCACCACGTCTGGCGGGGCGCGCTGGAGGCGGTGCTCGGGGACCTGCGGGCCGATATGGCGTCACTGGACGGCCCGTCCCCGGCGACCCAGATGGCCGAGCAGATCGCGTCGGCCTGCACCCGCTTCTTGTCAGGCACCGCCGACGCGGCGCCGTCCTCGACGCCGTCCTGGATGCGCCCGACGCCGTTCAAGAAGCCGGCGGAAGCGCCGCCTCCGGCCAAGAAGTGGCAAGAGGTGCTGGACATGTTCACCGACCTCGCCAGGAGCCTGGAGACCGACGACCGGCTCGCAGGGCACGCGCAGAAGGTGGAGGCCATGAAGGAGGGGCTGTACCAGATACGCGACGTCGTCATGGAGCGCGACATCGCCTTCAAGGAGGCGCGCCGGCAGGACTGCCTGGTGCAGAGGAAGCTGTCCAAGAGCCTGGGCCACTCCTCCCGGTGCCTCCACACGCTGCTGCTCTTCTACCTCTACGGCACTGTCCGGGACATTGAGGTGCACGTCGGCAAGTGCGTGTCCGGCAAGGGCGGCAGGGATGTCGCCGTTCACGCCGCCAAATTCATTACCGGCGGGGACGAATTGGCGGTGAGGGGCAGCATCAAGCAGCTGAGCCGCGCTCTGGGCGTGTTCCGGTTTGTCTGGGACGCTGCAAATACTGAATTTGATGCTGCCAATGACAGTGGCAAGGATGTTGTCGTCAAGAAAAAGAATGAAGTTTCAAAGGGTGTGCTAGAGCTGCAAGGGCATCTCTGGGGCTTTGGTGTTGAGGAGAAGGCAGTGACGTACAGGGGAGATGTGTTCCATGTGCATCAGATCCAATTACCCTGA
- the LOC120684394 gene encoding mitogen-activated protein kinase kinase kinase 3-like isoform X2 — protein sequence MPAAWWKGRGRCKSSSKAGAAAAGEIKEAAGKGKKKASSFDEALLATGARGKQQQPAAAVVGLPLPRPASLPSPLPSAPASGSASASSGGGGGSSLGSSAASDEQLDLGVYRLSETSCTLPGRTVAIESRKQSHVVAEGRIFTDNQALEHPRFSETSVSPRKEIHLQNLDLANDRTTYCRGRKSTEIVFSTQVPSSPPSSRAHHYSTSPVPPRTFGQCQASPTAWQDDSRSSSSPQPLPLPPGSPCLPSRSLQWKKGKLLGSGTFGQVYLGFNSEGGQMCAIKEVKVISDDSNSRECLRQLNQEIVLLSQLSHPNIVQYYGSDLSNETLSVYLEYVSGGSIHKLLQEYGPFGETVLRSYTAQILSGLAYLHGRNTVHRDIKGANILVDPNGDIKLADFGMAKHISAYTSIRSFKGSPYWMAPEVIMNSNGYSLSVDIWSLGCTILEMATAKPPWSQYEGVAAIFKIGNSKDIPDIPDHLSSEAKSFLKLCLQRDPAARPTAAQLMDHPFVKDHATFRSSRSGITMDVFPTSTEGKNTVAQTSIAISSYRSLSPLRDPDTVIRRNLPGPTSPIPSTSNRRIAAINPSNVRMNMSLPVSPCSSPLRQYRQSNRSCLPSPPHPAYSAGAANYSPINNALYLMRPSSGHTDPWLEISQLKTQTFDSPRRL from the exons ATGCCGGCGGCTTGGTGGAAGGGCAGGGGCCGGTGCAAGTCTTCCAGCaaggccggcgccgcggcggccggagaaattaaggaggcggcggggaaggggaagaagaaggcgagcaGCTTCGACGAGGCGCTGCTCGCCACGGGGGCCCgcgggaagcagcagcagccggcggcggcggtcgtcggGCTCCCGCTCCCGCGGCCGGCGTCcttgccgtcgccgctgccgtccGCGCCGGCCTCGGGCTCCGCCTCGgcgtccagcggcggcggcggcgggtcctcGCTGGGGTCCTCGGCGGCGTCCGACGAGCAGCTGGATCTCGGGGTTTACAG GTTGTCAGAAACAAGTTGCACTCTTCCCGGCAGAACAGTAGCAATCGAATCTCGGAAACAAAGTCATGTCGTAGCAGAAGGGCGTATTTTCACAGATAATCAGGCTTTGGAGCATCCCCGATTTTCTGAAACCTCAGTTTCACCAAGGAAAGAAATTCACCTTCAAAATTTGGATCTTGCAAATGATCGAACTACGTATTGTCGTGGTCGGAAATCAACAGAAATTGTGTTCAGTACACAAGTGCCAAGCTCTCCTCCTAGCTCAAGAGCACATCACTATTCAACCTCCCCAGTGCCACCAAGAACGTTTGGGCAATGCCAAGCATCTCCTACTGCATGGCAGGATGACTCGCGAAGCTCAAGCTCACCACaaccccttccccttcctccaggcTCCCCATGCTTGCCTTCCCGTTCTCTACAGTGGAAGAAGGGGAAGTTGCTAGGTAGTGGAACCTTTGGGCAAGTATATCTGGGATTCAACAG TGAAGGCGGACAAATGTGCGCAATTAAAGAGGTTAAGGTCATTTCTGATGATTCTAACTCAAGAGAGTGTCTCAGGCAGCTAAATCAG GAAATTGTGCTGCTGAGTCAGCTGTCACATCCAAACATTGTGCAGTACTATGGCAGTGATCTG TCTAATGAGACACTCTCGGTCTATCTCGAGTATGTTTCTGGGGGCTCTATCCATAAGTTACTTCAAGAATATGGTCCATTCGGGGAGACAGTTCTTCGGAGTTACACAGCACAAATCCTTTCTGGCCTTGCATACTTGCATGGGCGGAATACAGTGCACAG GGATATCAAAGGGGCAAACATACTCGTCGATCCTAATGGTGATATCAAACTTGCCGACTTCGGTATGGCCAAGCAT ATATCTGCGTACACATCCATCAGATCCTTCAAAGGGAGCCCTTACTGGATGGCACCAGAG GTCATTATGAATAGTAATGGCTACAGCCTTTCAGTTGATATTTGGAGCCTTGGCTGCACCATTCTTGAGATGGCAACAGCAAAACCTCCTTGGAGTCAGTACGAAGGG GTGGCTGCAATATTTAAGATTGGGAACAGCAAAGACATACCTGATATCCCAGATCATCTTTCTTCCGAGGCGAAAAGCTTTCTGAAACTCTGTTTGCAGCGTGATCCTGCTGCCCGCCCTACAGCTGCTCAGCTAATGGATCATCCCTTTGTCAAGGACCATGCTACATTTCGGAGTTCCAGATCTGGCATCACAATGGATGTGTTTCCTACTTCAACCGAGGGAAAAAACACCGTG GCACAGACAAGCATTGCAATTTCATCATACAGAAGTTTATCTCCTCTAAGAGATCCTGATACCGTGATAAGGAGAAACTTGCCAGGCCCAACATCCCCCATTCCTTCAACATCAAATCGCAGGATTGCAGCTAT AAACCCGTCCAATGTGAGGATGAATATGTCCCTGCCTGTTTCTCCTTGCTCTAGCCCGCTACGGCAGTACAGGCAGTCCAACCGAAGTTGCTTGCCATCGCCTCCTCACCCAGCCTATTCAGCTGGAGCAGCCAACTACAGTCCTATCAACAATGCGCTCTATCTAATGCGACCAAGCAGCGGTCACACGGACCCATGGCTAGAAATCTCTCAGTTGAAAACACAAACTTTTGATTCCCCAAGAAGATTGTAG
- the LOC120684394 gene encoding mitogen-activated protein kinase kinase kinase 3-like isoform X1, with product MPAAWWKGRGRCKSSSKAGAAAAGEIKEAAGKGKKKASSFDEALLATGARGKQQQPAAAVVGLPLPRPASLPSPLPSAPASGSASASSGGGGGSSLGSSAASDEQLDLGVYRLSETSCTLPGRTVAIESRKQSHVVAEGRIFTDNQALEHPRFSETSVSPRKEIHLQNLDLANDRTTYCRGRKSTEIVFSTQVPSSPPSSRAHHYSTSPVPPRTFGQCQASPTAWQDDSRSSSSPQPLPLPPGSPCLPSRSLQWKKGKLLGSGTFGQVYLGFNSEGGQMCAIKEVKVISDDSNSRECLRQLNQEIVLLSQLSHPNIVQYYGSDLVITELTMIFCDYIITTMLMSSTVNVLRLSIVTTGIFVLICVLHTTMQSNETLSVYLEYVSGGSIHKLLQEYGPFGETVLRSYTAQILSGLAYLHGRNTVHRDIKGANILVDPNGDIKLADFGMAKHISAYTSIRSFKGSPYWMAPEVIMNSNGYSLSVDIWSLGCTILEMATAKPPWSQYEGVAAIFKIGNSKDIPDIPDHLSSEAKSFLKLCLQRDPAARPTAAQLMDHPFVKDHATFRSSRSGITMDVFPTSTEGKNTVAQTSIAISSYRSLSPLRDPDTVIRRNLPGPTSPIPSTSNRRIAAINPSNVRMNMSLPVSPCSSPLRQYRQSNRSCLPSPPHPAYSAGAANYSPINNALYLMRPSSGHTDPWLEISQLKTQTFDSPRRL from the exons ATGCCGGCGGCTTGGTGGAAGGGCAGGGGCCGGTGCAAGTCTTCCAGCaaggccggcgccgcggcggccggagaaattaaggaggcggcggggaaggggaagaagaaggcgagcaGCTTCGACGAGGCGCTGCTCGCCACGGGGGCCCgcgggaagcagcagcagccggcggcggcggtcgtcggGCTCCCGCTCCCGCGGCCGGCGTCcttgccgtcgccgctgccgtccGCGCCGGCCTCGGGCTCCGCCTCGgcgtccagcggcggcggcggcgggtcctcGCTGGGGTCCTCGGCGGCGTCCGACGAGCAGCTGGATCTCGGGGTTTACAG GTTGTCAGAAACAAGTTGCACTCTTCCCGGCAGAACAGTAGCAATCGAATCTCGGAAACAAAGTCATGTCGTAGCAGAAGGGCGTATTTTCACAGATAATCAGGCTTTGGAGCATCCCCGATTTTCTGAAACCTCAGTTTCACCAAGGAAAGAAATTCACCTTCAAAATTTGGATCTTGCAAATGATCGAACTACGTATTGTCGTGGTCGGAAATCAACAGAAATTGTGTTCAGTACACAAGTGCCAAGCTCTCCTCCTAGCTCAAGAGCACATCACTATTCAACCTCCCCAGTGCCACCAAGAACGTTTGGGCAATGCCAAGCATCTCCTACTGCATGGCAGGATGACTCGCGAAGCTCAAGCTCACCACaaccccttccccttcctccaggcTCCCCATGCTTGCCTTCCCGTTCTCTACAGTGGAAGAAGGGGAAGTTGCTAGGTAGTGGAACCTTTGGGCAAGTATATCTGGGATTCAACAG TGAAGGCGGACAAATGTGCGCAATTAAAGAGGTTAAGGTCATTTCTGATGATTCTAACTCAAGAGAGTGTCTCAGGCAGCTAAATCAG GAAATTGTGCTGCTGAGTCAGCTGTCACATCCAAACATTGTGCAGTACTATGGCAGTGATCTGGTAATTACTGAACTAACCATGATCTTCTGTGATTACATAATAACCACAATGCTCATGAGCAGTACAGTTAATGTGTTGAGATTAAGCATTGTGACAACAGGCATATTCGTATTAATATGTGTACTTCATACCACAATGCAGTCTAATGAGACACTCTCGGTCTATCTCGAGTATGTTTCTGGGGGCTCTATCCATAAGTTACTTCAAGAATATGGTCCATTCGGGGAGACAGTTCTTCGGAGTTACACAGCACAAATCCTTTCTGGCCTTGCATACTTGCATGGGCGGAATACAGTGCACAG GGATATCAAAGGGGCAAACATACTCGTCGATCCTAATGGTGATATCAAACTTGCCGACTTCGGTATGGCCAAGCAT ATATCTGCGTACACATCCATCAGATCCTTCAAAGGGAGCCCTTACTGGATGGCACCAGAG GTCATTATGAATAGTAATGGCTACAGCCTTTCAGTTGATATTTGGAGCCTTGGCTGCACCATTCTTGAGATGGCAACAGCAAAACCTCCTTGGAGTCAGTACGAAGGG GTGGCTGCAATATTTAAGATTGGGAACAGCAAAGACATACCTGATATCCCAGATCATCTTTCTTCCGAGGCGAAAAGCTTTCTGAAACTCTGTTTGCAGCGTGATCCTGCTGCCCGCCCTACAGCTGCTCAGCTAATGGATCATCCCTTTGTCAAGGACCATGCTACATTTCGGAGTTCCAGATCTGGCATCACAATGGATGTGTTTCCTACTTCAACCGAGGGAAAAAACACCGTG GCACAGACAAGCATTGCAATTTCATCATACAGAAGTTTATCTCCTCTAAGAGATCCTGATACCGTGATAAGGAGAAACTTGCCAGGCCCAACATCCCCCATTCCTTCAACATCAAATCGCAGGATTGCAGCTAT AAACCCGTCCAATGTGAGGATGAATATGTCCCTGCCTGTTTCTCCTTGCTCTAGCCCGCTACGGCAGTACAGGCAGTCCAACCGAAGTTGCTTGCCATCGCCTCCTCACCCAGCCTATTCAGCTGGAGCAGCCAACTACAGTCCTATCAACAATGCGCTCTATCTAATGCGACCAAGCAGCGGTCACACGGACCCATGGCTAGAAATCTCTCAGTTGAAAACACAAACTTTTGATTCCCCAAGAAGATTGTAG